In the Desulfitobacterium hafniense DCB-2 genome, AGGTTGCTGTCCATCAATTCATTTATATCCTGACTCTCATGCTCAGCCACAAACTTAGCAGCCAGATGAAACACCACCTCAGGCTGTGCCGCTTGAAAAATTTCTATCATTCCTGCGGTTGTGCCGTCATGCTGGTGAATCACCACCGGGGAATCACTGATAGCAGATTGTTCTACATGGGAACGGTCACGGGTAACGACATGCACTTCCAGATTATTTTTCAGCAAACGTTTTACCAGATTTGATCCAATAAAGCCAGTCGCTCCGGTCACAAGAACCTTATTCATCTCATTTCAACCTCGCAATTGCAGTACATGTTTATATTCCTTGAGCCACGCACTCTCCACTGTCCATAATCATTTAACTCGTAAAAGCCATCCTCCTGGATTAGAAGTAATCAACGATTGTTCGTCATATGTCTTATCACATACAAATTCGTCATGCTCACTAAGCCACTGTTTTGCCGCCGTATAGGGGTTGTTGCCCTTACCCCACGGCCGGTCATTACGGGTGTCACCAAAAACCTCGATGCAAGTATCACAAACCAGCGCATAAGATCCAACAGTAACCAATTGACCGTAAATATTTAACTCATCATAAACATGCTGATGGCTGTGGTTGGAATCTAACACAACCATAATCGCACGATGCCGTGACGCAATTTCGCGGACTTGTTCAGCTATTTTAGAATCAGTTGACGAGCCGTCAAATACTGTGATGCGCTTATACATTGGGTGTGCTTCAAGTGCTGTGCGATTCTGCGACCGCAGTTCTATATCAATAGCTACAACTTCTCTGGGAATCTCACATCCCGCGTATATATCTAGAAGTTCCAACATTGATGAAAAAAAGACTGCACTGCCACCATGAGCAATACCCGTTTCTATAATAAGATCTGGGGCAACCTTCATAATAACTTCCTGCATGGCTACTATATCCTGAGGAAGCTGAATAATCGGACGTCCCATCCACGTGTAATGGTTGACATACTGATACGGGCCTACCGCTTCCATAAATTTCTTTGCGGTATGGCTGGGCGCAGTGTCAATATTCATCTTGCGAATATTTTCTGCCTTATCTCTTATGTATTGTGCTTCATAATCAATCATTTGTATTTGCTCCTCTCCAGAATAAACAAAGTTCTTAATAGGCTATCATTTTACGTGGCGACTTTTTTTAATAAACTTTTACATGACAATACACTCGCATTCCCTGATCTGTTCCACAGTAAAGGAAAACATATTACCAGATGGCTCTTTATAGTGCCTTTTGTACCACGCAACCGTCCTCTCGATTGCCTCACGGCAGGAAAAGACCGGATGCCAATTAAGATATACCTCGGCCTTGCTAATATCAAGCTTCAGCAAAGTCGCTTCATGAAGCTGCCTGACAGTTTCTTTTTCTATCCTTCCCGCTCCCCATTCGGCGATTGCC is a window encoding:
- a CDS encoding cephalosporin hydroxylase family protein → MIDYEAQYIRDKAENIRKMNIDTAPSHTAKKFMEAVGPYQYVNHYTWMGRPIIQLPQDIVAMQEVIMKVAPDLIIETGIAHGGSAVFFSSMLELLDIYAGCEIPREVVAIDIELRSQNRTALEAHPMYKRITVFDGSSTDSKIAEQVREIASRHRAIMVVLDSNHSHQHVYDELNIYGQLVTVGSYALVCDTCIEVFGDTRNDRPWGKGNNPYTAAKQWLSEHDEFVCDKTYDEQSLITSNPGGWLLRVK